Sequence from the Phycisphaerales bacterium genome:
GAACGAGGAAAGTAACGACAGCACCTCACCCAGGCCGCCGGTCCCGCGAGCACTCCGCGCCCAGTCGCCAATGAACACGCCCGGGAACGGCGCGACGAGGAGCGCGCTCGCGACCAGCACGTTGGTGATCAGCAGCCCCTTGGGCATGCTCTCCGTGCTCATCGCGCGGAAGAGCTCGCCGGGCCGGAACAGCGCCATCCAGTTCGTCCGCACCCACGAGTACGCGTGCGAGTCGCTCTGCCAGGGGGTGCCGGGGTGCGACTCCGGAAGCGAGTCACGCACCGCCCGCCCGCATTCAGGACAGCGGGAGTCCTCCTCCGAGCTGGACAGGTTGTACCCGCAAGATTCGCACAGGAACTCGCTCACGACACCAACGGTACCGGCTCAAGTAGGGCGAAGTTCCAGTCGACCCGGAGAGGTGAGGGGGGAATGATCAAGGGACTCATGGGCCCCACCCTCGACGAAGTCCGCGAGCTCTTCCAGCTGCACCAGCTGCGGTGCACGCGCCAGCGCGAAGTGGTCTACGCCGCGCTCGCGGGCACCACGGGCCACCCCACGGCCGAGGAGCTCCACTCGCTGGTCCACGCCATCGAGCCGGGCCTGAGCCTCGCCACCGTGTACAACACGCTGGAAGCCCTGACCGAGTGCGGCCTGGCCCGCAAGCTGCCCGGCTCGGGCGGGTGCTGCCGGTTCGACGCGGTGGTCTCGCCCCACGTCCACGTCACTACCCGTGACGGTCGATTGATGGATGTGCCGCAGGACCTCTCGCAGCGGCTGATGGCCGGGCTCTCGCCCGAGCTGCTCAGGGAACTCGAGCAGCGGATGGGGGTTGCAATCGAGCACCTGAACGTGCAGGTCGTAGCCAAGTCCCATAACTAGCCCCGGCTGAGGTCAAAGAGTCCCCGATTTGCACTGAACTCACAGCGGGGGCAGCCCGATAGTGCTTGTAAGCACAGAGAGGGCCATCACCGATGCCGCTGAACCTTCACAACCGTCGCCAGCATGAGCGTGTCAACGTCGCCCCCATGTACACGCACGTGGGCGTGACCATTCCCTCAACCGGCGAAGTGCTCGACGGCCACAGCTACGACGTCAGCGAGGGCGGCGTGCAGATCGAGCTCGATGAT
This genomic interval carries:
- a CDS encoding transcriptional repressor codes for the protein MIKGLMGPTLDEVRELFQLHQLRCTRQREVVYAALAGTTGHPTAEELHSLVHAIEPGLSLATVYNTLEALTECGLARKLPGSGGCCRFDAVVSPHVHVTTRDGRLMDVPQDLSQRLMAGLSPELLRELEQRMGVAIEHLNVQVVAKSHN